In one Diabrotica virgifera virgifera chromosome 5, PGI_DIABVI_V3a genomic region, the following are encoded:
- the LOC126885536 gene encoding uncharacterized protein LOC126885536 encodes MSFKLDVDRLVKDELEVELQMRGIVLTNCKVEELKSTLRSCLVLEKFGKIPNFDLPPDIPAELTSCENKLKEILNIINAFTGTANQIRRIETKFAHLSGRLNRIHSTDTDEMSKRSALLKKLMDLIGEYTTKSNVLKTSNVVSVEMPTDPNFYHHIDLSGLNLNDPNGNSTPTRNISAPNVSNQTNQTSNSTVNPIVFLPSNSDFPSEPVYKWGIKYSDKPQSFSVFLEEVEEYYRSRNVNKVQLFSCARDLFTGNALGFYKLYRNYASNWDSLVSLMKEEFTLSADEIWQDILHTTQESNESIGMFVAKMTSKFEQMPTPVPDSLKMQVLLKNILPFYQERLTLVEVKSPFDLIDLCRKIEQTRINIESFKPSSSSRANYSRHHVVQEVDAFVPKCWRFNEYDHVVKDCKRPKRVFRCFGCNKEGFAKNTCPQFSFRLYFSTE; translated from the exons ATGTCGTTTAAACTTGATGTTGACCGTTTGGTCAAAGACGAACTTGAAGTTGAGTTGCAAATGAGAGGTATTGTTTTGACTAATTGTAAGGTAGAAGAGTTAAAGAGTACTTTGCGTAGTTGCCTTGTTTTAGAAAAATTTGGCAAAATCCCTAACTTTGATTTACCTCCTGATATTCCTGCTGAGTTGACAAgttgtgaaaataaattaaaagagattCTGAATATTATTAATGCTTTTACAGGTACTGCAAACCAAATAAGAAGGATTGAGACTAAGTTTGCACATCTTTCAGGTAGATTGAACCGTATTCACAGTACAGACACTGATGAAATGTCAAAGCGTTCTGCATTGTTAAAGAAATTGATGGATTTGATAGGTGAATATACTACTAAGTCTAATGTTTTGAAAACTAGTAATGTTGTTTCTGTAGAGATGCCTACTGATCCTAATTTTTATCATCATATTGATTTATCAGGTCTTAATTTAAATGACCCTAATGGTAATTCTACCCCTACTCGAAATATTTCTGCACCGAATGTGAGTAACCAAACAAATCAAACTTCGAATTCAACAGTTAATCCCATTGTTTTCTTGCCATCTAATAGTGACTTTCCTTCAGAACCTGTATATAAGTGGGGAATTAAGTATTCTGACAAACCGCAAagtttttctgtatttcttgAAGAAGTTGAGGAGTATTATAGGTCACGTAATGTAAATAAAGTTCAGTTATTTTCTTGTGCTAGAGATTTATTTACTGGTAACGCTTTAGGTTTTTATAAATTGTATAGGAACTATGCTAGCAACTGGGATAGTTTAGTTAGCCTAATGAAGGAAGAATTTACCCTTTCTGCAGATGAGATCTGGCAGGATATTCTTCATACTACTCAGGAATctaacgaatctattggtatgtTTGTTGCCAAGATGACCAGTAAGTTCGAACAAATGCCAACACCAGTTCCGGACAGTTTAAAAATGCAGGTgttacttaaaaacattttaCCTTTTTATCAGGAAAGATTAACTTTAGTCGAAGTAAAGAGTCCTTTTGATTTAATTGACTTGTGTCGAAAAATTGAGCAAACTCGAATTAATATTGAGTCGTTTAAGCCTTCTTCTAGTAGTAGAGCTAATTATTCTCGTCATCACGTTGTACAGGAAGTAGATGCGTTTGTACCTAAATGCTGGCGCTTTAATGAGTATGATCACGTGGTTAAGGACTGTAAGAGGCCAAAACGTGTGTTTAGATGCTTTGGTTGTAACAAGGAAGGTTTTGCTAAAAATACTTGTCCTCAAT ttagttttagattatattttagcaCAGAGTAA